A window of Candidatus Methylomirabilota bacterium contains these coding sequences:
- a CDS encoding serine hydrolase domain-containing protein, translated as MAFLVASAAPASLGFDPQALERLTEIINGHLTEGRYPGAQIAVARHGKLALVKSFGEARLDPRTPARDDTLWLLYSNTKVITACAVWLLAERGALRFTDPVAMHVPGFEANGKGGITILQLLTHQGGFPDADVPKAAWEDHDLLARTVCGFTLDWTPGSRVHYHGRAAHWVAAVLIERLTKTDYRAFIRDHVVEPLGLAGELFVGLPDAQHARSVDMHEPAEDGRRQVRRPDEASAEFRRAGTPGGGGYATARAMAAFYQMMVQGGMLNGARFLSTRMVEYVTRNFTGERLDHYMGMPMHRGLGPHVRGTTETIRGLGSLAHPRTFGHGGVGSSYCWGDPASGVSFAYLTNSRVPDPWHSQRLDVVSNAVHAAIAVTS; from the coding sequence ATGGCCTTCCTCGTCGCGTCCGCCGCGCCCGCGTCGCTCGGTTTCGATCCGCAGGCCCTCGAGCGTCTCACCGAGATCATCAACGGCCATCTCACCGAAGGCCGGTATCCGGGGGCGCAGATCGCGGTGGCCCGCCACGGCAAGCTCGCGCTGGTCAAGTCCTTCGGCGAGGCGCGCCTCGACCCGCGCACGCCGGCGCGCGACGACACGCTGTGGCTCCTCTACTCCAATACCAAGGTCATCACCGCGTGCGCGGTGTGGCTGCTCGCGGAGCGCGGCGCGCTCCGCTTCACCGATCCGGTGGCCATGCACGTGCCGGGCTTCGAGGCCAACGGTAAGGGCGGCATCACGATCCTTCAGCTCCTCACGCATCAGGGCGGATTCCCCGACGCCGACGTGCCCAAGGCGGCGTGGGAAGACCACGACCTGCTGGCCCGGACCGTCTGCGGCTTCACGCTCGACTGGACGCCGGGCTCGCGCGTGCACTATCACGGCCGCGCCGCCCACTGGGTGGCCGCCGTGCTCATCGAGCGGCTCACCAAGACCGACTATCGCGCGTTCATCCGCGATCACGTGGTCGAGCCGCTGGGGCTCGCGGGTGAGCTCTTCGTGGGGCTCCCCGACGCGCAGCACGCACGCTCGGTGGACATGCACGAGCCTGCCGAGGACGGGCGGCGGCAGGTGCGGCGGCCCGACGAGGCCTCCGCGGAGTTCCGCCGCGCGGGCACGCCGGGCGGCGGCGGCTATGCCACCGCGCGGGCCATGGCCGCCTTCTACCAGATGATGGTCCAGGGCGGCATGCTGAACGGGGCCCGTTTTCTCTCCACTCGAATGGTCGAGTACGTGACGCGGAACTTCACGGGCGAGCGCCTGGACCACTACATGGGCATGCCGATGCACCGGGGGCTCGGGCCCCACGTGCGCGGCACCACCGAGACCATTCGCGGGCTGGGCTCGCTCGCCCACCCTCGGACGTTCGGCCACGGCGGCGTGGGCTCGTCCTACTGCTGGGGCGACCCCGCCTCCGGCGTGTCGTTCGCGTATCTCACGAACAGCCGCGTGCCCGATCCCTGGCACAGCCAGCGCCTGGACGTCGTCAGCAACGCCGTCCACGCGGCCATCGCCGTCACGAGCTGA
- a CDS encoding CaiB/BaiF CoA-transferase family protein encodes MPASPLLDGLVVLDFTRVLAGPYCTRLLADLGARVIKIERPGEGDEMRRAHLQLEAGRDDQSTYYTRVNVGKESVALDLAHPAAREVVHDLARRADVAIENFVPGVAAKLGCDAAALQAVKPDLVYCSISGFGQTGPWRDRAAFAHIVNAASGMMYLERGDRPPHAANIQAADVLAGTHAFGAILAALLRRMRTGEGARLDVSMLEALVACDDITYGAVLNGGEEMGAPRPGMWVFEIGGRHIAFQTGGAPMLWPRLVGMLGRPELAQDPRFATPLARRENLEALRTVIAEWLGRFASADAALEALTAARIPCAPVLAPREVVGHPHLAARGFFPEVPHPARGRVRVTATPFHVDGQPTRPAGPAPYRIGEHTRAILEGWLGYAPARVAALRDAGAIATP; translated from the coding sequence GTGCCCGCCTCCCCTCTCCTCGACGGCCTCGTCGTCCTCGACTTCACGCGCGTGCTCGCCGGGCCGTACTGCACGCGCCTCCTCGCGGATCTGGGCGCGCGCGTCATCAAGATCGAGCGGCCGGGCGAGGGCGATGAGATGCGGCGGGCGCATCTGCAGCTCGAAGCGGGGCGTGACGACCAGAGCACCTACTACACGCGGGTGAACGTGGGGAAGGAGAGCGTGGCGCTGGACCTCGCGCATCCCGCCGCGCGCGAGGTCGTGCACGATCTCGCGCGGCGCGCCGACGTGGCCATCGAGAACTTCGTGCCCGGCGTGGCCGCCAAGCTCGGTTGCGACGCGGCGGCGCTGCAGGCGGTCAAGCCCGACCTCGTCTACTGCTCGATCTCGGGCTTCGGCCAGACGGGGCCGTGGCGCGACCGCGCCGCCTTCGCCCACATCGTCAACGCCGCGTCGGGGATGATGTACCTCGAGCGCGGCGACCGGCCGCCCCACGCCGCCAACATCCAGGCCGCCGACGTGCTCGCGGGCACGCACGCCTTCGGCGCCATCCTCGCCGCGCTGCTCCGCCGCATGCGCACCGGCGAGGGCGCGCGGCTCGACGTCTCGATGCTGGAGGCCCTCGTGGCGTGCGACGACATCACCTACGGGGCGGTGCTGAACGGAGGCGAGGAGATGGGGGCGCCGCGCCCGGGCATGTGGGTGTTCGAGATCGGCGGGCGCCACATCGCCTTCCAGACCGGAGGCGCGCCCATGCTCTGGCCGCGCCTGGTCGGGATGCTCGGCCGTCCCGAGCTGGCGCAGGATCCGCGCTTCGCGACGCCGCTGGCCCGGCGCGAGAATCTGGAGGCGCTCCGCACGGTGATCGCGGAGTGGCTCGGGCGCTTCGCCTCCGCCGACGCCGCCCTCGAGGCTCTCACCGCCGCGCGCATCCCCTGCGCGCCCGTGCTTGCCCCGCGTGAGGTGGTGGGCCACCCGCATCTCGCCGCGCGCGGCTTCTTTCCCGAGGTGCCGCACCCGGCGCGCGGCCGCGTGCGCGTCACCGCCACGCCCTTCCACGTGGACGGCCAGCCCACCCGGCCCGCCGGCCCCGCGCCGTATCGCATCGGCGAGCACACGCGCGCCATCCTCGAGGGCTGGCTCGGCTACGCGCCGGCGCGCGTGGCCGCGCTGCGCGACGCGGGCGCGATCGCCACGCCGTGA
- a CDS encoding response regulator produces the protein MSGSEAPSGKRILVVDDEAPLAALMTDILSADGYTVDIAVNGLAALAHIERGAYDLILSDLRMPELDGPGLYRELERRRPELARRIAFVTGSAQSVGMEHFLEKTGAPILYKPFRIQDLQKLVSDLLER, from the coding sequence ATGTCTGGCTCCGAGGCACCGTCCGGAAAACGCATTTTGGTGGTGGATGACGAGGCGCCCCTCGCCGCGCTGATGACCGACATACTCTCGGCAGATGGGTACACGGTGGACATCGCCGTCAACGGTCTGGCCGCCCTGGCCCACATCGAGCGCGGCGCCTATGACTTGATCCTGAGCGATCTGCGCATGCCGGAGCTGGACGGGCCCGGTCTTTACCGCGAGCTCGAGCGGCGGCGGCCCGAGCTGGCGCGTCGCATCGCCTTCGTGACGGGCAGCGCACAGTCTGTGGGGATGGAGCACTTCCTCGAGAAGACGGGCGCGCCCATCCTCTACAAGCCGTTCCGCATCCAGGATCTGCAGAAGCTCGTCAGCGATCTGCTCGAGCGCTAA
- a CDS encoding cyclopropane-fatty-acyl-phospholipid synthase family protein translates to MKRRRSKAHDAQSISYHYDMSNEFYALFLDPLMVYTCAYYRDPDGKLEDAQADKLDLVCRKLRLQPGETMLDIGCGWGSLAIWAAQHYGVRSHGVTLSRAQADFAAERIRREGLTDRCLVEHRDFRDLPAGARYDKIAAVGVIEHVGIPNYPAFFGRVREMLNDNGLYLNHGITHEFHWKPSSQTDFLYKYVFPNGDLAGLTETMTEQERAGWEILDVEGLRLHYARTCRQWVERLDARADEARAIVGEKVYRIWRLYLTCSSVAFQEGHIGLYQVLMRKQWDRSFDRPTTREDLYSHV, encoded by the coding sequence ATGAAGCGGCGGCGGAGCAAGGCGCATGACGCGCAGTCGATCTCGTACCACTACGACATGTCGAACGAGTTCTATGCGCTGTTCCTCGATCCGTTGATGGTCTACACGTGCGCGTACTACCGCGACCCCGACGGCAAGCTCGAGGACGCGCAGGCGGACAAGCTGGACCTCGTGTGCCGCAAGCTGCGCCTGCAGCCTGGGGAGACCATGCTCGACATCGGATGCGGGTGGGGCAGCCTCGCCATCTGGGCCGCCCAGCACTACGGCGTCCGCTCGCACGGGGTGACGCTCTCGCGCGCGCAGGCGGACTTCGCCGCCGAGCGCATCAGGCGCGAGGGCCTCACCGACCGCTGCCTGGTCGAGCATCGCGATTTCCGCGACCTTCCTGCCGGCGCCCGCTACGACAAGATCGCCGCCGTCGGCGTGATCGAGCACGTGGGCATCCCGAACTACCCCGCCTTCTTCGGCCGCGTGCGCGAGATGCTCAACGACAACGGCCTGTACCTCAATCACGGCATCACGCACGAGTTCCACTGGAAGCCGAGCAGCCAGACCGATTTCCTCTACAAGTACGTCTTCCCCAACGGCGATCTCGCCGGGCTCACCGAGACCATGACGGAACAGGAGCGAGCGGGCTGGGAGATCCTCGACGTCGAGGGGCTGCGCCTGCACTACGCGCGCACGTGCCGGCAGTGGGTCGAGCGCCTCGACGCACGCGCGGACGAGGCGCGGGCCATCGTGGGTGAGAAGGTCTACCGGATCTGGCGCCTCTACCTGACCTGCTCATCGGTGGCCTTCCAGGAAGGCCACATTGGCCTCTATCAGGTGCTCATGCGTAAGCAGTGGGACCGGTCCTTCGACCGTCCCACGACGCGCGAGGATCTGTATAGCCACGTCTGA
- a CDS encoding ABC transporter substrate-binding protein encodes MPLALATRPALETSRPYLDELPKEAMRRTIRDLLESPEPLAEVETVFDVPVIARRCLGRHWPTQSPPERAEFTDALAALLVDTLRDTVGPASRIRYTTQSASGPLVTVKAELAREGGASAALELRVHRVRGRWLLNDFVVDGMSFVAQHRADIERALAGPGEARLSS; translated from the coding sequence ATGCCCTTGGCCCTCGCGACACGGCCAGCGCTTGAGACGAGCCGGCCATACCTGGACGAGCTGCCCAAGGAGGCCATGCGCCGCACCATTCGCGACCTGCTGGAGTCTCCCGAGCCTCTCGCGGAGGTGGAGACGGTCTTCGACGTGCCGGTGATCGCGCGGCGCTGTCTCGGCCGCCACTGGCCCACCCAGTCGCCCCCCGAGCGGGCCGAATTCACCGACGCCCTCGCGGCACTCCTGGTCGACACGCTCCGGGACACCGTCGGCCCGGCGAGCCGCATCCGCTACACCACGCAGAGCGCGAGCGGCCCGCTCGTGACCGTGAAGGCGGAGCTCGCGCGGGAGGGCGGCGCGTCCGCGGCGCTCGAGCTCCGCGTGCATCGCGTCCGCGGCCGGTGGCTCCTGAACGACTTCGTCGTCGACGGGATGAGCTTCGTGGCCCAGCACCGGGCGGACATCGAGCGCGCCCTCGCCGGCCCCGGCGAGGCCCGCCTCAGCTCGTGA
- a CDS encoding sorbosone dehydrogenase family protein yields the protein MCWARVGIVLMLLGAPAVAQDTPIALPAGFHLEAFARDVPGARFMTLDPNGTVLLSQPRQSRVVALPDANRDGRADRVVTVVEGLNRPHGLAFKDGALYVAETGRVLRLRYDPATLKASDPRPIVPSIPSGGGHWTRTIAFAPDGRLFVSVGSSCNICKESDARRAAIVRYEADGSGERLFATGLRNAVGIALLPGTSTLWATVNERDWKGDDLPPEYVTEVKEGGFYGWPECYVSGKKVVLDERAGDRCQKVTLPTVEVQAHSAPLGMAFYTGQQFPTEYRGSLFVAYHGSWNRSVPTGYKVVRIPFANGQPSGPVTDFATGWLAGNRQVDGRPVDVLVGRDGALYISDDHAGAVYRVTYRP from the coding sequence ATGTGCTGGGCCCGCGTCGGCATCGTGCTGATGCTCCTCGGCGCGCCCGCCGTGGCCCAGGACACCCCGATCGCCCTGCCGGCCGGCTTCCACCTCGAGGCCTTCGCGCGCGACGTCCCCGGCGCGCGCTTCATGACGCTGGACCCGAATGGCACCGTGCTCCTGTCCCAGCCGCGTCAGAGCCGCGTGGTCGCTCTGCCCGACGCCAATCGTGACGGCCGCGCCGATCGCGTGGTGACGGTGGTCGAGGGCCTGAACCGGCCGCACGGGCTGGCCTTCAAGGACGGCGCCCTCTACGTCGCCGAGACGGGCCGCGTGCTCCGCCTCCGCTACGACCCGGCGACGCTGAAGGCGAGCGATCCCCGGCCGATCGTCCCGAGCATTCCCTCGGGCGGCGGCCACTGGACGCGCACGATCGCCTTCGCCCCGGACGGCCGGCTCTTCGTGTCCGTCGGCTCGTCGTGCAACATCTGTAAGGAATCAGACGCGCGGCGCGCCGCCATCGTGCGCTACGAGGCCGACGGATCCGGCGAGCGGCTCTTTGCCACCGGGCTCCGCAACGCGGTGGGGATCGCGCTCCTCCCCGGCACGAGCACGCTCTGGGCCACCGTGAACGAGCGCGATTGGAAGGGCGACGATCTGCCGCCGGAGTACGTCACCGAGGTGAAGGAGGGCGGCTTCTACGGCTGGCCCGAGTGCTACGTGTCGGGTAAGAAGGTCGTGCTGGACGAGCGCGCGGGTGACCGCTGCCAGAAGGTCACGCTGCCCACCGTGGAGGTGCAGGCTCATTCCGCGCCCCTCGGCATGGCCTTCTACACGGGACAGCAGTTCCCCACCGAGTATCGCGGGAGCCTCTTCGTCGCGTATCACGGCTCGTGGAACCGGTCGGTGCCGACGGGCTACAAGGTCGTGCGCATCCCGTTCGCGAACGGGCAGCCGTCGGGGCCGGTGACGGACTTCGCCACGGGCTGGCTCGCCGGGAACCGTCAGGTCGACGGGCGGCCGGTGGACGTGCTCGTGGGCCGGGACGGCGCCCTCTACATCTCCGACGATCACGCGGGCGCGGTGTACCGGGTGACGTACCGGCCCTAG
- a CDS encoding SDR family oxidoreductase, translating to MALDLGLGGKIAIISGGSEGLGRAAAERLAREGAKVTICARRKDVLEAAADGIRKATGGDLLAIPADATKAADIENVVRATQDRWGGVDILLNNAGTSAAAAFEKVEDDIWHEDFELKVMGAIRFCRQVIPIMKRRGGGRIVNVTTVGGKTPAPRSLPTSVSRAAGINLTKSLAHEYAADKILVNTICIGLVRSAQIDRRAKDGDLESHYTELAKRIPVGRVAHAAEFGDLVAFLVSDRASYITGTAINFDGGMSAVV from the coding sequence ATGGCGCTCGATCTGGGACTCGGCGGCAAGATCGCGATCATCAGCGGGGGCAGCGAGGGGCTGGGGCGCGCGGCGGCGGAGCGCCTGGCGCGCGAAGGCGCGAAGGTGACCATCTGCGCGCGGCGCAAGGACGTGCTGGAGGCGGCGGCGGACGGCATCCGCAAGGCGACGGGGGGCGACCTCCTGGCCATTCCCGCCGACGCCACCAAGGCCGCGGACATCGAGAACGTGGTGCGGGCCACCCAGGACAGGTGGGGCGGGGTCGACATCCTGCTCAACAACGCCGGCACCTCGGCGGCGGCCGCCTTCGAGAAGGTCGAGGACGACATCTGGCACGAGGACTTCGAGCTGAAGGTGATGGGCGCGATCCGCTTCTGCCGGCAGGTCATCCCGATCATGAAGCGGCGGGGCGGCGGGCGCATCGTCAACGTGACCACGGTGGGCGGGAAGACCCCCGCCCCGCGTTCCCTGCCCACCAGCGTGTCGCGGGCGGCGGGCATCAACCTCACCAAGTCCCTCGCCCACGAGTACGCGGCCGACAAGATCCTCGTGAACACGATCTGCATCGGCCTCGTGCGCAGCGCGCAGATCGACCGGCGCGCCAAGGACGGCGATCTCGAGAGCCACTACACGGAGCTGGCCAAGCGCATCCCGGTGGGGCGCGTGGCGCACGCCGCGGAGTTCGGCGACCTCGTCGCCTTCCTCGTCTCGGACCGCGCGTCCTACATCACGGGCACCGCCATCAACTTCGACGGCGGCATGTCCGCGGTGGTGTAG
- a CDS encoding NAD(P)/FAD-dependent oxidoreductase, which yields MSVPAADVIVVGGGPGGSTAAWRLARAGFRPLVLDAAVFPRVKICAGWVTPTALADLEIDPEKYPLTIQGFAACALEFDGTRHDTRWRRPASYGIIRREFDHFLLERAAAVGADVRWGMRVTKVTAGPAGARVETERGAFEAPLVIGAGGHRCPVARDLGEVSEREEVVVAQESETRLSPEWRARLERFMDAPDIYVEADLRGYGWFFPKGDFINVGIGITGGADGSLPRRREALVAALRAAGRLPADLPLEPFKGHAYVVRRQAPRRLAGPGFCLIGDAAGLARDLSGEGIGPAIRSGILAAGVAEGMLRGRASLDGYARQIVALYGAGEPTWIGRQLSRLPGALARTAVRVVLGSARARRRVVFDTIFGMKEQGAGA from the coding sequence GTGAGCGTGCCCGCCGCCGACGTCATCGTGGTGGGCGGCGGGCCCGGCGGCAGCACCGCGGCGTGGCGGCTGGCGCGCGCGGGCTTCCGCCCGCTGGTCCTCGACGCGGCCGTCTTTCCCCGGGTGAAGATCTGCGCGGGCTGGGTCACGCCCACCGCGCTCGCCGACCTCGAGATCGATCCCGAGAAATACCCACTGACCATCCAGGGCTTCGCCGCGTGCGCGCTCGAATTCGACGGCACCCGCCACGACACGCGCTGGCGGCGCCCCGCCTCGTACGGGATCATCCGCCGCGAGTTCGACCACTTCCTGCTGGAGCGGGCGGCCGCCGTGGGGGCCGACGTGCGCTGGGGCATGCGCGTGACGAAGGTCACCGCCGGCCCCGCGGGCGCGCGCGTGGAGACGGAGCGCGGCGCCTTCGAGGCGCCGCTCGTGATCGGCGCGGGCGGCCACCGCTGCCCGGTGGCGCGCGATCTCGGCGAGGTGTCGGAGCGCGAGGAGGTCGTGGTGGCGCAGGAGTCGGAGACGCGGCTGTCCCCCGAGTGGCGCGCGCGGCTCGAGCGGTTCATGGATGCGCCCGACATCTACGTGGAGGCCGATCTCCGCGGGTATGGCTGGTTCTTTCCCAAGGGCGACTTCATCAACGTGGGCATCGGGATCACCGGCGGCGCCGATGGGAGCCTCCCGCGCCGGCGTGAAGCCCTCGTCGCCGCCCTCCGCGCGGCGGGCCGGCTGCCCGCGGATCTCCCGCTCGAGCCCTTCAAGGGCCACGCCTACGTGGTGCGGCGCCAGGCGCCGCGGCGCCTGGCCGGACCGGGGTTCTGCTTGATCGGGGACGCGGCGGGGCTCGCGCGCGACCTCTCCGGCGAGGGTATCGGGCCCGCCATCCGCAGCGGCATCCTCGCCGCCGGCGTCGCCGAGGGCATGCTGCGGGGCCGCGCGTCGCTGGACGGCTATGCCCGACAGATCGTCGCGCTCTATGGCGCGGGCGAGCCTACCTGGATCGGGCGGCAGCTGAGCCGCCTGCCCGGGGCGCTCGCGCGCACGGCAGTGCGCGTCGTCCTGGGCTCCGCGCGGGCCCGGCGGCGCGTCGTCTTCGACACCATCTTCGGGATGAAAGAACAGGGGGCGGGCGCATGA
- a CDS encoding NADP-dependent oxidoreductase yields MPTASRQILLAARPSGAPQPSDFKLVEVSVADPGPGEVLVKNLYMSVDPYMRGRMNDRRSYAKPWEVGQPADGRAVGQVVKSNHPKLKLGDLVSSMLGWREYFVSDGEGLSVLDRSLPLPAYLGVLGVPGFTGWYGLKEIGKPKAGETLVVSGAAGATGSLVVQMGKILGLRVVGTAGNDEKCAWLTKELGADAAINYRKAPDLFEALRAACPQGVDVYFENVGGAMLDAVLRLVNPFARIPLCGMISQYNLETPEPGPRSMMNMVGNRVLMQGFIISDHFDKYPAFLAEVGGWLRAGRIKHEVTVVEGIDNAVKAFMGLFTGDNLGKMVVRLAPEPK; encoded by the coding sequence GTGCCGACCGCAAGCCGCCAGATCCTGCTCGCCGCCCGGCCCTCGGGGGCGCCCCAGCCGAGCGACTTCAAGCTCGTCGAGGTCTCGGTGGCCGATCCGGGTCCGGGCGAAGTGCTGGTGAAGAACCTCTACATGTCGGTCGATCCCTACATGCGAGGCCGCATGAACGACCGCCGCTCGTACGCCAAGCCCTGGGAGGTCGGCCAGCCCGCCGATGGGCGCGCGGTGGGGCAGGTGGTGAAGTCGAATCATCCCAAGCTGAAGCTGGGCGACCTCGTGTCGAGCATGCTGGGCTGGCGCGAGTACTTCGTGTCGGATGGCGAGGGGCTCAGCGTGCTCGACCGCTCGCTGCCGCTGCCGGCCTACCTGGGCGTGCTCGGCGTGCCCGGCTTCACCGGCTGGTACGGCTTGAAGGAGATCGGCAAGCCCAAGGCCGGCGAGACCCTCGTGGTCTCGGGCGCGGCGGGCGCCACCGGCTCGCTCGTGGTGCAGATGGGCAAGATCCTCGGCCTCCGCGTGGTGGGCACGGCGGGCAACGACGAGAAGTGCGCGTGGCTCACCAAGGAGCTCGGGGCCGACGCCGCCATCAACTACCGGAAGGCGCCCGATCTCTTCGAGGCGCTGCGCGCCGCCTGCCCGCAGGGCGTGGACGTCTACTTCGAGAACGTGGGCGGCGCGATGCTCGACGCCGTGCTGCGGCTGGTGAATCCGTTCGCGCGCATCCCCCTCTGCGGGATGATCTCGCAGTACAACCTGGAGACGCCGGAGCCCGGCCCGCGCTCCATGATGAACATGGTGGGCAACCGCGTCCTCATGCAGGGCTTCATCATTTCCGACCACTTCGACAAGTATCCGGCCTTCCTCGCCGAGGTGGGCGGCTGGCTGCGCGCCGGCCGAATCAAGCACGAGGTCACGGTGGTGGAGGGGATCGACAACGCCGTGAAGGCCTTCATGGGCCTCTTCACCGGCGACAACCTCGGCAAGATGGTGGTCCGCCTCGCCCCCGAACCCAAGTAA
- a CDS encoding enoyl-CoA hydratase-related protein: MTQDLLEAVKDRIALLTLNRPDRLNAMSRDMLDALLEAMPRLAADPDVGVVVVTGAGRGFCAGGDVKAMAEGREGDDASLEDKAQNLRARMEVSRWLHEMPKPTIAMVRGAAAGAGLSLALACDMRIASDTSKYGTAFARVGYSGDFGGSYFLTQLVGTAKARELYLTADLVDAQQALALGMVNRVVPDAMLETETMALATRLAKGPSVAYRYMKRNLNAAESGGLKDVLDLEAWGHTRSGMTEDWREATRAFVEKREPVFKGR; this comes from the coding sequence ATGACCCAGGATCTGCTCGAGGCCGTCAAGGACCGCATCGCCCTGCTCACCCTCAACCGCCCCGACCGGCTGAACGCCATGTCCCGCGACATGCTCGATGCGCTGCTCGAGGCGATGCCGCGCCTGGCCGCCGATCCCGACGTGGGCGTGGTGGTGGTGACGGGCGCGGGCCGCGGCTTCTGCGCGGGCGGCGACGTCAAGGCCATGGCCGAGGGCCGCGAGGGTGACGACGCCAGCCTGGAGGACAAGGCCCAGAACCTGCGCGCGCGGATGGAGGTGTCGCGCTGGCTCCACGAGATGCCCAAGCCCACGATCGCCATGGTGCGCGGCGCCGCCGCGGGGGCCGGGCTCTCCCTGGCCCTGGCCTGCGACATGCGCATCGCCTCCGACACCTCGAAGTACGGCACCGCTTTCGCCCGCGTGGGCTACTCGGGCGACTTCGGCGGCAGCTACTTCCTCACCCAGCTCGTCGGCACCGCGAAGGCGCGCGAGCTCTATCTCACCGCCGACCTGGTGGATGCGCAGCAGGCCCTCGCCCTGGGCATGGTCAATCGCGTGGTGCCCGACGCCATGCTCGAGACCGAGACCATGGCGCTCGCCACCCGCCTTGCCAAGGGGCCGTCGGTGGCCTATCGCTACATGAAGCGCAATCTCAACGCCGCGGAGAGCGGCGGGCTCAAGGACGTGCTCGACCTGGAAGCCTGGGGCCACACGCGCAGCGGCATGACCGAGGACTGGCGCGAGGCCACGCGGGCCTTCGTCGAGAAGCGCGAGCCGGTGTTCAAGGGCCGCTGA